In Paenibacillus sp. FSL M7-0420, a single genomic region encodes these proteins:
- a CDS encoding glycosyltransferase family 4 protein, with translation MKILLVTYWGLTNMGGIWTYMKQLADKLGEQGHSVTLMGSHAENNTLYLLNRTESFDKKAFYSLLLPQLDIGRFPSLHLEHGIFSFELGRYVFEGGAAVLGLEEYDVIHAQDPIASYAIRRIMRRPVPLVASVHGALTKETYYEYKGLEPGLTREAYEQRPIWSYFRRLETLGAQAADQILVSSEWIGQLTQSLGVSPDRIHTLPYGLDLHQYAARAAETPPLQFAEGIPVIMYAGRLEYIKGVHVLIEALGILEQRCQQWICAVAGIGSLLEELMEQARLLGIAGKVHFTGKLNNIPAALRAADIYVQPSLQDTQPFSVTEAQLAGIAPIVAGTAGMPEMVRQGETGWIVPPGDAAQLALQMEQLLGDEELRRRTGLQAKHWAEQTRSLDVMAAGTLHVYQRAVNLRAGRPGIPDHLRFEEEPGAGALPAAFHPADVLNEGDPGNPLAVTMRVKLPQHYSIPDARTALPPLG, from the coding sequence ATGAAGATATTGCTGGTCACCTACTGGGGCCTCACCAATATGGGCGGAATTTGGACATATATGAAGCAGCTGGCCGACAAGCTGGGCGAGCAGGGCCATTCCGTTACACTGATGGGCAGCCATGCGGAGAACAATACATTGTATTTGCTCAACCGGACGGAGTCTTTTGATAAAAAAGCGTTCTATTCGCTGCTGCTGCCCCAGCTTGATATCGGCCGGTTCCCCTCGCTGCATCTGGAGCATGGCATCTTCAGCTTTGAGCTGGGTCGTTACGTATTCGAGGGCGGCGCCGCTGTGCTGGGGCTGGAGGAATATGATGTCATTCATGCCCAGGACCCTATAGCCTCATATGCAATACGGCGGATCATGCGCCGTCCTGTTCCGCTGGTCGCAAGTGTTCATGGGGCATTGACCAAGGAGACCTACTATGAGTACAAGGGGCTTGAGCCCGGACTGACCCGGGAGGCCTATGAGCAGCGGCCGATCTGGAGCTATTTCCGCAGGCTTGAGACACTGGGTGCCCAGGCGGCTGACCAGATTCTGGTCTCTTCGGAGTGGATCGGACAGCTTACGCAGAGCCTGGGGGTCAGCCCGGACCGTATTCATACCTTGCCGTACGGGCTGGACCTACATCAATATGCAGCCAGGGCCGCAGAGACGCCGCCGCTTCAATTTGCAGAAGGAATTCCTGTCATCATGTATGCCGGACGTCTTGAATATATCAAAGGCGTCCATGTGCTGATAGAGGCGCTAGGCATTCTGGAGCAGCGCTGTCAGCAATGGATCTGTGCGGTGGCCGGAATCGGCAGCCTCCTGGAGGAGCTCATGGAGCAGGCCCGTCTGCTGGGTATCGCGGGGAAGGTCCATTTCACCGGGAAGCTGAACAATATTCCGGCTGCACTCCGGGCTGCCGACATCTATGTGCAGCCCTCCCTCCAGGATACGCAGCCTTTCTCGGTTACAGAAGCGCAGCTTGCCGGAATCGCGCCGATTGTCGCCGGAACCGCAGGCATGCCGGAGATGGTCCGGCAGGGAGAGACGGGCTGGATTGTTCCTCCCGGAGATGCCGCTCAGCTCGCCCTGCAGATGGAGCAGCTGCTGGGGGATGAGGAGCTGAGAAGACGCACCGGCCTCCAGGCTAAGCACTGGGCAGAGCAGACCCGTTCGCTGGATGTCATGGCTGCGGGTACGCTGCATGTATACCAGAGAGCGGTCAATCTGCGGGCAGGCCGGCCGGGAATTCCGGATCACCTCCGGTTTGAGGAAGAACCGGGCGCGGGTGCGCTGCCGGCAGCTTTTCATCCGGCAGATGTGCTTAACGAGGGTGATCCGGGGAATCCGCTTGCCGTAACGATGCGTGTCAAGCTTCCGCAGCACTACTCTATTCCTGATGCACGTACGGCCCTTCCTCCCCTGGGATAG